The window CTAATCCTGTATCGGTTAATTATGAGACTACTGCTACAGAATGTCGAAAATGATCGATGAATTAGGCCATTCAAATATCTCTCACAGATCTTATTGTAGGAAAGTTGTCTATGATTTTGCTTTTAGTGCAGTCTTTATATCCAGATTGCAAAAGTACAAGCATTATGCACCGTTCAAGTTCTATCTAGCTATCTTGTGACCCATCATACtccttgaagattttttttttcccagataTTTTCACATCCCTCCACTTGCAACACATCGTTAAATACCCATCATCTAAAATCTCTTCTCTCAAGCCCTCTTCTGTAGCTTTCTCCAATTTCTTTTACACAGTCAAAAACCCTTTAGCAAAACCTTATCAAAAACTCCTTCAATTACAGCCATGGCCTCTACCCTTACCTCCTCTCTATCTATAAACCTCAAATCCTCTTTCTTGGATCACAAATCATCCTTCCATGGCACACCTATCACAACTACTGGACGTTTCACTCCAATCAAATCCACCTCTCCTGCCATTACCATGTCCTTGACACAACCTTCATATGATCTTCAGTCCTTTAAGTTCCAGCCCATCAAAGAATCCATCGTCTCTCGGGAAATGACTCGTCGTTACATGACAGACATGGTTACTTACGCAGACACTGATGTTGTCGTTGTTGGTGCTGGCTCTGCTGGTCTTTCTTGTGCTTATGAGCTAAGCAAGAACCCCTCAGTTCGTGTTGCTATAATTGAGCAATCGGTTAGCCCTGGAGGTGGTGCATGGCTTGGTGGCCAGCTATTTTCAGCTATGATTGTGCGTAAACCAGCTCATAGATTTCTTGATGAGCTTGAAATTGAATATGACGAGGCAGATAACTATGTGGTTATCAAGCATGCAGCTTTGTTCACTTCAACAATCATGAGCAAACTCTTGGCTAGGCCTAATGTGAAGCTGTTTAATGCTGTGGCAGCAGAGGATTTAATAGTGAAAGGAGGCAGAGTTTCTGGTGTGGTTACTAACTGGGCTTTAGTGTCTATGAACCATAACACTCAATCTTGCATGGACCCTAATGTCATGGAGGCTAAGATTGTGGTTAGTTCTTGTGGACACGATGGGCCTTTTGGTGCTACTGGAGTGAAGAGATTGAAGAGTATTGGCCTGATTGATAGTGTTCCAGGAATGAAAGCACTTGACATGAACGCGGCCGAAGATGCAATTGTTAGGCTTACAAGAGAGATTGTGCCTGGCATGATTGTTACAGGCATGGAAGTTGCAGAAATTGATGGAGCACCGAGAATGGTAAATTTTCGATtaccataattattattttttgtatcaagTTCATACTGTGTCATTAAACTAATGATGatcattaacttaatttttgcAGGGTCCAACATTTGGGGCAATGATGATCTCAGGGCAGAAGGCTGCACACTTGGCTTTGAAGGCTTTGGGGCAACCAAATGCCCTAGATGGAACATTCAGTCTACAGCCAGAGCTTGTGCTTGCTGCTGCTGAGGCTGGAGAGATAGTTGATGCATGAAAATAGTAGGGCTTTTTGATTAGGAACTTGTATTTATCTATTTCGAACCTTCGCATAAACTCGATCTCCACATGATGTACTACTTGTCCCGAACTTGAGATAtcgtttcattttttttttacagactTGTGTGAGCCGTGGGGTTATTTTCAAaacctaattttatttaattttgcggcaatgaaaaaaaatattttttaaaattccaataATTTGCATTCtagaataaaaaagtatttcttcaattaaaatttatttttattatttctgaatttattttttatttgataaagtCATGTCTCTATTATTaacaacatggtttttttgaataaaaaatttaaaaagtcaaaataaatatttgtaaaaatttcaatgatttaaattcaagacaaaaaaaaatatttgtttaatttagccAAAAATCGctttttgtattgattttttttttaattttgatgagagcatgtctttttatataaaaaaacatgattttttatcatataaaagcGTATCATTTTGCAAAgcaattctcaataaaaaaacataaaaaataatgcctcggttatttttatatgactatataaaaaataatcattaatcggagtaaaaatataaaacatatactTTATTCTTATTGAGTATTCATGTGCAATTTATTTTGGAAAACTATGCATATTAGTTTcatacataattattttaaaaaattataaatattatagtaaaagcttaaattttattttaaaaaaaatgccataattaaattatttttaaatattattttaattatttatttaaataggtttttatttgaatatattaaaaaaaaacaaaagtaaaagaaCCAAGCTCAAGAGTGTGGATCTAAAAGGAAGGCTAATACACCCTTGGCCTTTTTATAAAGAAGGACTAGAGTAGGTCTGGCCTGTGAGCTTGCTTGGGTTTGATAGGCCTCGCATGTGgacttgctatttttttttttgttttaagtgatgaataatatatgttttaatatGAGTTTTggaacttcaaaactcaatttttaatctttatttttctagaaacaCATACAAAAATCATCCTTAGAACCTCAAACTCCATTTCGAAGGCTAAAATacactttaattattttgaaaacttaaaatcaaatcaaactcaGGGATGAGATCgaaatttatacatatttttttttaggattggtTAATTAGTAAAATATAGAGTTGATAATTTACAATTGATGCATCCACCAATAGCGTGTTCCTCCAAACTTACAATAGTACAACTTGAAAATCTAATTGtaaattcaaaaattagttgatgagataaatatatctttttatttacagataatataatttaattcttatcTCAAGCTCTTAAGATTGCTTTGAACAATATAtatttcacatattttttggtaaaaaaaaaagattgaataaaatatataaatagatttattaaaCATCCATTATGACCAATATGAAACGTTGTTGTTTAACATCTACATATACATATGCTTAATAAAATCCCATAGattcaagataaaaattaataaaggatATATCTAGgtaaataaaattcattgttTCAAAACTTGGTTAAGTCTAGTGGGTTTACTAGGGATTTGACTAGCTTAAAGTTTCACCCGATTCCtatcaaagaaacaaaaaaatacctcATTGATCCGATAAAAAATATAGGTTAATCTAATGACCCATGAGACCTGGTCCAAACCTAATCattcattattgattttttttaaaaaatatttttaattaaaataatatcgttttgattatttagaaaaaaaaattagaagggttgatttctcaatattttataattaattcaggttaattttttttatttataatctaAACCTTAcctgatataattttaaaaccacaTCTTACTTGATATAGTTTTAAAGCTACGGTAAAATTAGCCAAACATCAATATGGTACGTACTTCTTTAAGAAATCGGTTACCAAGCTCATATTGAAGATCTAACATTGAATGTGTCTTGAACTTCGCTGCCTAAGATCAAAATTCAAATACTTCAAAACTATGTTCTTCCCGAGGAGGGGAAACTAGAAAGTGAAAGTGTATCTGTGTGGAAAAAGGTTTCCAAAAATAGTATAATAATCGTGTGGTTTGTATTGTGTTTGTATGGGTCCCATTTGTGGGCTATGATGATGAAAAATACAGAGCATGCACTGCCGATAAGCCTCTCTTTTCACTCCTCACGTTAAGGCCTGTCATCAAATTCAGAGAAAGTGGCGAAGCCAGATTTCAGAAACGAGAAGGTTCTCCTGTCAGAAAGTTAGAATTTGTAATTTCACaaagcgttttttttttttttttaaatcaagttaaaactatgtcttttatttatttattaaatctcCTACTTcttatctttgaaaataaaaacatggggACCTTTAACGTTATTGAAATATAATAgatgggtattttttttttatataaaatctacATTATTAAACTTAAATCAATGGatgagttttatttaataataaaataactacatAGTCTAATATTTGAAAGCTTATCACAATTATTATAGTGGATTGCATATAGTAACCAAGATTGAAAACAAACTATGAATatgtaatttttatcaaaaaatttataaattaattataaaaatttttataatttgaaaaagtaTTTAAATGATATGGATCTAGGGAACGTGTTAGATCCAAAAGTATTTGGGTTTGACAATCAGCCAAACCCAAGATAATATAAGTCTGACAAACATGTTAGATCTGAAATACTTAGATTTGACAATCGACCAAACTTAAAACAATATGAGTCTGGAAAACATGTTAGATCTAAGACAATATGGATCTAAGATAATTGCGTTTGACAATCAACCAAACCCTATGGCAATATAGGTTTAGTGAACATGCTAGACCTATGACATTTGGGTTTTACAAATATATCAGACTTAAAATACTTAAACTTGAAAATCGGCAAAACCCAAGGCAATATAAGTCTAGTGAACATGTCAgacttaaaatatttaaatttgacaATCAACCAAACTCAAGACAATATGAGTTTGGAAAATGCGTCAAACCCAAGACATTTGAGTTTGACAATCAACCAAACACAATGCAATATTGATATGACAAATATGTCAAACCCTAAACACTTGAGTTTGGTGATCAGTTGAACCCAATGCAAACATGGGTCTgacaaaacatgttaaaaaaaacttggatttaAAAACTATCGGGTTCTAAGGCTATATATCAAACCTAATATGATCTCCTAGATTAAAAGTATTATATGTATGATGAACTACCATGCTTTTCCTTGTAGAACAATTATATGAGTAATTCATACCTGATGTAATAATTTTTCTACATTTATAGGTGTCTAAAAGATCTCTTAAAAGACATATCATACTTACTatcttattaataatatataagggCTATTCGTTTTTCTTTAATGccacaaaaaacaaatgactttttagttttttctttctctaaaaaCGACAAGGTTTAGGGATATAAATACTTCTTGAACCATCTAAGTAAGGATTAAGAACTTTTCATCTCTTAAGCAAAACTTGCATATATTTTATAGCATTAACCatcttaaaatttaagaataaacATCTTTGTTCCTTAAATTTTGGGCTCTTGTAAGTCATTCATTGCATTtcccataaaaatatttaactttgAAATGTGACTAACCCTTTGATTTGAACATGGAATGTTAtgatttttcatatcatttatttttatagctatataaatttttatagcatttattttttctaacttggtatcaatttttaatttttttattgattgaaattggatttagaaaatttctattctaaaaataaaatcaaaatttaatatatatatatatatatatatatataatatttttatgaatatcaaatttaaattcttaattacttttgattattaaaaaagaatctaTTATACCattgattttcataaatttattaagaaaatatgattaattaaaaattaataagaaatcgAATAATACATAATGCAACTCTTATACTATCATAAATATTTGAACTTAAAGGATTTTGATGTGCATTGATATAgtataatagattttttttttattttcttgcttttattctttatccaaaaaatattcaatacccatcttaaattaaaacttatgATATGagctttcaatttatttaagtaaaaataatttataataaatctatGCTATGAAATTGTGATTAAaagtatttagttaaaaaaatttattttctttaacgtggaattattatttttttatctccatACATGGCAAGAGAAAATCATTACATGCGATAATTTTGGAATATATagtatattattattgattagtttttcaatatattaacAGATAAACGATTCATTTTTCTTAATCACATAGCGTCCACCATCGTTCATCTAATGGtttaaatttggattgaaattGTCCTTTTTGACATTTGATcacttagttaaaaaaaaaaaaaaaactttaattctaTGACATTTGATCCTGATTTGTTAAATTGCACTCTGTGCATGATATGAATGTTGCTTATGGGCCTTAGATCGCCATAGCTATCTTCTTATCCATTTTGGACCACTTAACGACCctaaaaatccaatccaatctCACTTAGTAAAATGGCGCAAAGCATGTGGTTTGTCACAAACATATGTAATGAATTTGTGGGccagaatttaattaaaataaaaaatatatataaatggaccaatttaaataaaaaacaaatctgagAAAAgggtcaaaaaaagaaaaaaaaaacaatgaaactaAGATTTCAACCgatcaaatatgaaaatgaaagaataaaacaaaaaaaaaacctctagagtttgatttgaattatgtatttatagATATTTCTCTCTTTGATGGAATATTTTCCACATACAATCCCATGTGTTCTCTTAACtcacataatgaaaaaaagcaaagagaattatatatatatatatatatatatatggatcaGTTGCTCCTTCCAGAGTACCAAATACCAACCGTTAACAGAGATGCATTATAAATTTCACCTacattatttattgaaatctaCTTCAtatgttcaatatattttaaatttgtatcTAGAAAACGTGATAACTGTAGAAATAATTAAGTATGGTGCattaagaaaaattgttttagaaatttataGCGAAAAGTTAAACAAATAGCATAGATTAACTCACAAGGtggagtaattaaaaaaaaagaagtcaagaTCAGTAggtttaatttaacttaaaagcaCACCAAGCTGACGGACAGTAGCATGCTAACCTGGCCTCCGGTCAGGTTAGCAACCTATCATCTGCGGTACAAGAAGGGCTACTTCCTAATTAATATATGGAGGGTTTTGGATAAGAAATCGAGCACTAGGTTGGCTGAGTTAGGGAAAGGATATTAAAGAGTTCGAACCCCCTTGTGAAACAAgacttgatataaaataataaattagaaaacattaAATGATGATTCCATTCATTGTTTTCTAGATTAATACAATATGGACCATTACTGTGACCACAGGCTTTTTATTGATTGCTTGATGTAACTAGCTAGGTGCGTAAACAAGTAGTGTTTGGGAATGGAGGGAAACTTTGGTAtcaattttcattcaaaaacagTCTTCTATTGATTAATTGTgacaacaacaatattttttttaatgttaattggGAAATTAATGCTATGTCAACTTCCACACAACTAGGTTATGAGGAAAAAATTTGCATAAGTTCAAGCATATTGAAAACAATGATTTGGTATTGTTTTGGGAAATTACCtcaatttatctttatattttattaaagattgtttcttatatacttgcaacaatattaatttatgtttttttgaagtgatgacatatttaataaataatttatttataatatgttgAATGGATTAACTGAGATTATAATAGTAAATTATACATAATTTATGAGTTTAATGTTTTAGACCAAATTATAgtcatttttattcatgcatggTATAATATATAACTCAATTGGTTAGACCctaaatttgttttctagaaGTCACTAGTTCAAGTCTCATAAACTTTAAGGTtcctggaggcttacatggtcattaactttaagACCTGTGGGATCAGTCGAGGTACGCACAAATTAGTCtggacatccacgttaataaaaaaaaataacaaaatttattaattctagAAAACTCTCAAAATAACAAACGACGAAAGCTACAAGAAAAAAGCCCTCAAGTTagtatattttattcaaatataacTGACAATCATATGCCTAGAAAAGTAGCTGGATAGTCCgccttaaagaaaaaaaagggtaaattaGAGAAGTTAAAAATTACCAAcaaattccaaaataataaaaacatgtatggaaataaggaaaataataaatgaaaaaactataaaactataattcctaaacatgataaataaataaataaaattataattcctaAACAAGAGTaatgtagggttttttttaattaaaattataatcacaaTCAGCTATAGGTGGGAGTTAGCCTTTTGAATTGATAAGATTTATTCTAATCAGAAATTATTatcgattaaaaaaatactgtacatttattttttcaagctaTATAACTTCTTAAACTTTTGTTTGTTGATCTTGCGTATGTATCCATAAGCTAAATGTCTTGCATCATATATGCCttcaaaattattcttaaacttCAAAAACTGACTGGATTAAGGCTATTTTAACCCTCACGCCTatcaagaaagagaaaagatagTTTCtattaaatatatgtttagtaCTTATCATGAAAATTAAGGGGTAAATAAAGTGTTTCTCTCATGTTTTTAAGATATGATCAAGAGAATGATAAGTTGTTAATTATACAATTCATATTCATTTgagatttaattataaaattaagaacacAGTAACATATCCAAATGattacaaacaaatatgaaaGCCATTTAATACCAAATTTTAAGTTAATGGATGGAATTTAATACAAAAACTTTGAGTTAATGCATGAAGTTAGAAAATACCCACtcaaatgattttatatataattcccAAATATATTCCCATGCATGAAAGCTActtgttgttaattttatttagaataaaaatactaaCTCAATCACAAATCTTAAGCTTTTGGATAAGATTTTAAAaccaattttatatttaatttataatacattttttatatgaaaggtTTTTAGACTTGAATTCTGTATAAATTGATCTTGTGCTgaatgatctctctctctctctctctctacacacgcacacacatgtgtgtgtgtgcgtgtgtagagagagagagagagagatcattcattaatagtataattttttaaatttagttggattttttattttgaggtcATAACTTAATGTTCGCAGTTTAGTCATGAGTTGGctaattatttttcagttaGACTTCTGCTCTAAGGATGGTGAAGCTCTTTCATCATGAAAATGTTCATATAAGATTTGTTTAAATACTAACTCAAAAATTGTTTTGAGCTCTCATTTCAACTATAATTTAGGATAGAGGTAGAATTTTCAAAATAGTGTCCTGAATTCGTTACTTGAAAGTCACCTAACATTTGGTTGGCGGCCCCCACTATAAATTCTATGTATAAAAACGGAGAATAATTTTTGGAAAGTTCATTACATGTGTTTCTTTATGCTAGAAATGcttataattattaactataaactgtttttttattgtgaattgcACAGTGTAATCCACAGTATAAAagttaatacttttaattttattttttgttttggtttttttttgtttttaattattatttttagtttggtttagtttgttagtattaaatttttttctatttaattatcacacttttataattttctagttttttcttttaattaatttttttcttctaatttcatcttttaatatcgatttgattgagaattaaacttcatgatttattttgtttattttttattagattatcgtGATCTCATGAGGGAATTTTACTCTACCCCTCCTTGCAAACCAGTATTCATTGGAATAgtgctttgctttgctttgtttttttctttgtttttcccttttcaattaatccttttttgtttagcttcattctttaatattaatttttttttctatttagttatcatactttcatgacacgaccttgcagccagatcCATATCCAAAGCTTTTGGGTTTGGcattgcagccagacccaaggcTCTTGGATCTCGCGTTGCAGCCAtatccacttaaacttgggttatgcaagtttaatattattattaatattaaaaatattattatttttattataatgaatattgctaatataataattaataaatttgaaaaaacatattattagttataggttttttttgctttttgcttttttctttgttatttttctttttaattaatcttttttttgtttgatttagttcattaatattaaattttttttctatttagttatcacactctcagGATACGGATCCCatgtttaacgggttaacctaattgattcaaaatgtttttctttttcttaattagttttttttttcaatttcaacttttaatatcgatttgattgagaatttaactttataatttattttatttattttttattagattatcgtGATCTTATAAGGGGATTTTACTATACTCCTCGCAATGAGCTATTAATTGGAATAgtgctttgctttgttttttcctttttaattaattttattttttaatattaattttaatctatttagttatcatactttaATGACACGACTTTGTagtcagacccacatccaatgcTCTTGGGTCTAGTGTTGCAACCAGATCTAAGGCTCTTGAGCTTGGCattgcagtcagacccacttaaacttaggtcatgcaagtttaatattattatttgtattataaatactattatttttattataatgaatgttgctattattattgttgttgttgttgttattaaatttgaaaaaaaattatttctattaaagaaaaatcataaatttgatttgaatggatttaaaactataagaactttggtcagacaagttttttttattataaatattattatttttattattattagaagaaTTAGACCCCAGAAACTTGGGTCTGGCTAAGGCACCAGACTCAAGTTTATAATCATtagtattattgttattgttattcgTATtcttattgttataattatcattatcattatcattaaaaagtttttttaaaaaatattattactattaaagaaaaaccataaatttgatttcaagggataaaaaactataagaacttgggttggataagtttaatattattattaatattaaaaatattattatttatattataaatattattattgatattataattaatattataaatattactattggGTCAGACATTGCAGCTAATCTCAAAGCTTTTGTGTCTAGTTTTACAGATAAACTTAACGCTCTTGGATATTAGcgtttttatatagttttttatgctaaaaaaattagCCCATGACGTAGTGCAAGTTACCCCCACTAGTTATAGAGTATAAGgggtgcctttttttttttttctattttaagaaaaatgataCTATTTCTCTTTTGATCTTTACTTTTCATcctaaattagatttttttaaatgagctTATTAAAGGTAATAATGTGATATTGAGACATTGACAATGGTAACGTAtgagttctattttttttttaactttgtatAAAATTGAACTTGTTTACACTCACGTAATAGATGGTCAAGTTAGCTTCACATCATTGTGTGGCAACTTATCTTGGCAAGTATTATGTCTTGCTATCCCTCCCTCCTAACACTtagaaataatttatcaatttacattacaaaaaaagatataaaacaaaataaaataagaaaattaaaaataatttaatgtaacA of the Populus nigra chromosome 7, ddPopNigr1.1, whole genome shotgun sequence genome contains:
- the LOC133698966 gene encoding thiamine thiazole synthase 2, chloroplastic-like, giving the protein MASTLTSSLSINLKSSFLDHKSSFHGTPITTTGRFTPIKSTSPAITMSLTQPSYDLQSFKFQPIKESIVSREMTRRYMTDMVTYADTDVVVVGAGSAGLSCAYELSKNPSVRVAIIEQSVSPGGGAWLGGQLFSAMIVRKPAHRFLDELEIEYDEADNYVVIKHAALFTSTIMSKLLARPNVKLFNAVAAEDLIVKGGRVSGVVTNWALVSMNHNTQSCMDPNVMEAKIVVSSCGHDGPFGATGVKRLKSIGLIDSVPGMKALDMNAAEDAIVRLTREIVPGMIVTGMEVAEIDGAPRMGPTFGAMMISGQKAAHLALKALGQPNALDGTFSLQPELVLAAAEAGEIVDA